From Psychrobacillus sp. FSL K6-2836, a single genomic window includes:
- a CDS encoding D-2-hydroxyacid dehydrogenase family protein — translation MRIRCAILDDYQQVALKITDWSTIIEKVEIVSFSQHFYDENELVESIRDAEIVIVMRERTPFGATLFEKLPKLKLLITSGMRNASIDLVAASEHGVAVCGTASSSEPPTELTWALILNLARHIVKENAKFRSNGLWQSTVGTDLYGKRLGILGLGKIGSRMATIAKAFGMDVIAWSQNLTKEQTDKLDVRLAKSKEELLETSDYISIHLVLSDRTRGLISEKDLQRMKSSAYLVNTSRSAIVDQQALIRALDENWIAGAGLDVYDIEPLPKDHPYRTMPNVLATPHLGYVTERNYTTYYQEAIEDIQAYLDGRVIRSLI, via the coding sequence ATGAGGATACGCTGTGCTATTCTAGATGATTATCAGCAAGTTGCCTTAAAAATTACAGACTGGTCAACTATTATAGAGAAGGTCGAAATTGTATCGTTTTCTCAGCACTTTTATGATGAAAATGAACTAGTAGAATCCATTCGTGATGCGGAGATAGTAATTGTTATGCGAGAGCGTACACCTTTTGGAGCAACACTTTTTGAAAAGTTACCAAAGCTTAAATTACTGATTACTTCTGGAATGAGGAATGCATCGATTGACCTTGTGGCTGCATCTGAGCATGGAGTTGCTGTTTGCGGAACAGCGAGTTCTTCTGAACCACCAACAGAGTTAACGTGGGCTTTAATACTAAACTTGGCACGTCATATTGTGAAAGAAAACGCTAAATTTCGTAGCAATGGATTATGGCAGAGCACAGTTGGGACAGATTTATATGGAAAGCGTTTAGGTATTCTTGGGCTAGGTAAAATAGGTAGTCGAATGGCAACTATTGCGAAAGCCTTTGGAATGGATGTCATCGCGTGGAGTCAAAACTTAACAAAAGAGCAGACAGATAAGCTAGATGTCAGATTGGCGAAATCGAAAGAAGAGTTGTTAGAGACAAGTGATTACATCTCTATTCATCTAGTATTAAGCGACAGAACTAGGGGACTTATTAGTGAGAAGGACTTACAACGTATGAAAAGCTCCGCTTATTTGGTTAATACATCCCGATCGGCAATAGTTGACCAACAGGCTCTCATAAGAGCGCTTGATGAAAACTGGATTGCCGGAGCAGGATTAGATGTGTACGATATCGAGCCACTCCCTAAGGACCATCCATACCGAACAATGCCAAATGTATTAGCCACTCCACATTTAGGGTATGTAACAGAAAGAAACTACACTACGTATTACCAAGAGGCAATAGAAGATATTCAAGCGTACTTGGATGGAAGAGTGATTCGTTCCTTAATTTAA
- a CDS encoding cysteine hydrolase family protein yields the protein MKALLVIDVQNAIVEFRDFHRELNRIESIIKDFKENEEPVIFIRNLDDEETSPFNKELPSSELHCSLKEYADIVIEKKTPSAFFQTELSDKLEQLGVEHLFITGFNTEFCCQFTAIAAYDRGYKVTFIEDATGTVNDEATYEMKGLDVRDFVGTALHWSNVIEVLDQEEYVEEYKVSKVSKV from the coding sequence ATGAAAGCACTATTAGTAATTGATGTACAAAATGCAATTGTGGAATTTAGAGATTTTCATCGAGAACTTAACAGGATTGAAAGTATTATTAAAGACTTTAAAGAAAATGAGGAACCAGTAATATTTATAAGAAATTTAGATGATGAAGAAACAAGCCCTTTTAATAAAGAATTGCCAAGCTCAGAATTGCATTGTTCTTTAAAAGAATATGCAGATATTGTAATTGAAAAGAAAACACCAAGTGCTTTTTTTCAGACAGAACTTAGTGATAAGTTAGAGCAACTAGGTGTGGAACATCTTTTTATAACAGGATTTAACACTGAGTTTTGTTGCCAGTTTACTGCAATAGCAGCCTATGACAGGGGCTATAAAGTCACATTTATTGAAGATGCTACAGGAACTGTTAATGACGAAGCTACATATGAAATGAAGGGATTGGATGTAAGAGATTTCGTAGGGACAGCTTTGCATTGGTCTAATGTTATTGAAGTATTGGACCAAGAAGAATATGTCGAAGAGTATAAAGTGAGTAAAGTTAGTAAAGTTTAA
- a CDS encoding helix-turn-helix transcriptional regulator, whose amino-acid sequence MDKEYVIQLISLRIRMIRLEKGYSQDKMASIMGISKKTLVQIEKERVQAGWTIVIAVCALFHDSEILQSVLGDEPLEVIETIAHDGINRPKDKSMGGRVWWKEINSKGNFRMQQNVISQHYRILDDKNYRWFSSFDEDETNIRLNELFKTE is encoded by the coding sequence ATGGACAAAGAATATGTAATTCAGCTTATTTCTTTGAGGATTCGAATGATCCGACTTGAAAAGGGCTATTCACAGGATAAAATGGCAAGCATTATGGGAATCTCGAAGAAAACGCTCGTCCAAATAGAGAAAGAAAGAGTACAAGCAGGTTGGACAATTGTAATCGCTGTATGTGCGTTGTTTCATGATAGTGAAATATTGCAGTCTGTGTTAGGGGATGAGCCATTGGAAGTAATCGAAACAATTGCACATGACGGCATTAATCGTCCAAAGGATAAATCGATGGGCGGTCGTGTGTGGTGGAAGGAAATAAATTCAAAGGGGAATTTCCGAATGCAACAAAATGTCATTAGCCAGCATTACCGTATTTTAGATGACAAAAATTATCGTTGGTTTAGTTCGTTTGATGAAGATGAAACAAATATTCGTCTAAATGAACTATTCAAAACAGAATAA
- a CDS encoding M28 family peptidase produces MNKFIGGLAFSMLIGMTLGACAPKESTDVKEEVVPEKDLVDVNEDYLSAVDVDYAFDFTKSLEEFKTNDKLGYRTAGSEAELKTGEKIADEMKKIGLTEVTKDEFTLDTWEFEKADLTFVDENGKEHLAVLGAYQVNFDTNGAKDLEIVYGGKGTADDLANLDVEGKLVLIDINQREEWWINYPAYQAHLKGAAAVIAVQEAGYAEVDEDALNAQDVCGPDDAPAFSMSQTDANQLKKALESSESGTMTVKFDAKSTVKMDGKSYNYYGKIIGKDPESYIILSAHYDSYFTGFQDDHAAIGLMMGVAKGLVDSGYQPEKTIIFNALAAEEWGVSNSRYDWSTGAYNQIFNIHPEWIGKAFANMNFELPAYEHTTQDEIRSVYELNNYLTEFAKTVPSVDGVYKDGISVVSPLRTWSDDFSFGIAGVPALRNDFQDSDFMRTHYHSQFDNEDTYNAEAFKFHLNLYGLLSMHYDQTAVVPLDFTTRLTEMKKVIDTEVFGQAEVSSEQLVAEIDKAIALAEEVNAKVAKVNDDYFAALTEEDPEAAQKLYDESRELNSGLLAAFKHAEDQFVRLTWEDAQIFPHEHAQNNINNLALAIDALEKGDITTAIDEYLWAIDNNWYAYDFDKEVFDYFTDYVLEAPKEKLMWGEGRIVGHENLFDPINSLIEKSEQEDADVSGELATLNEALERQKALLKTTTDEETKAVQELGKQLEALK; encoded by the coding sequence ATGAACAAGTTTATAGGAGGATTAGCATTTTCCATGTTAATCGGTATGACATTGGGGGCCTGTGCACCTAAAGAGTCGACAGATGTAAAAGAAGAGGTTGTGCCTGAAAAAGATTTAGTGGATGTGAATGAAGATTACTTATCAGCCGTTGATGTCGATTATGCTTTTGATTTCACGAAGAGCCTAGAGGAATTTAAAACAAATGATAAACTTGGTTATCGGACTGCTGGATCAGAGGCAGAGCTAAAAACTGGGGAAAAAATTGCGGATGAAATGAAGAAAATTGGACTTACTGAAGTGACCAAGGACGAGTTCACCTTAGACACATGGGAATTTGAAAAGGCTGACCTAACTTTCGTAGATGAAAACGGCAAGGAGCATTTGGCCGTTTTAGGGGCTTACCAAGTAAATTTCGATACGAATGGTGCGAAGGATCTTGAAATTGTATACGGCGGTAAAGGGACTGCTGATGATTTAGCAAATCTTGACGTCGAAGGTAAGCTAGTTTTAATTGATATAAATCAACGTGAGGAATGGTGGATTAACTATCCTGCCTACCAAGCACATTTAAAAGGAGCTGCTGCAGTAATTGCAGTTCAGGAAGCTGGATATGCGGAAGTAGATGAAGATGCGCTTAATGCCCAGGACGTTTGCGGACCAGATGATGCTCCTGCATTTTCTATGTCTCAAACCGATGCAAATCAACTGAAGAAAGCTTTAGAATCTAGTGAGAGTGGTACGATGACTGTAAAATTCGATGCTAAATCTACTGTTAAAATGGATGGAAAGTCTTATAACTATTACGGAAAAATTATCGGCAAAGATCCTGAATCATATATTATTTTATCTGCTCACTACGATTCTTACTTCACAGGATTCCAGGATGACCATGCAGCCATCGGGTTAATGATGGGTGTTGCTAAAGGGTTAGTAGACAGTGGTTATCAACCAGAAAAAACGATTATTTTCAACGCACTTGCTGCTGAGGAATGGGGAGTTTCTAATTCTCGCTATGACTGGTCAACCGGAGCGTATAACCAAATATTCAATATTCACCCTGAATGGATTGGAAAAGCTTTTGCTAATATGAACTTCGAGCTTCCAGCCTATGAGCATACAACTCAAGATGAAATTCGTTCTGTTTACGAATTGAATAATTATTTAACGGAGTTTGCAAAAACTGTACCAAGTGTAGATGGCGTCTATAAAGATGGTATTTCTGTCGTTTCCCCACTACGTACATGGTCAGACGATTTTTCATTCGGAATTGCTGGTGTTCCAGCTCTTCGAAATGATTTCCAGGACAGTGATTTTATGCGCACTCATTATCATTCACAATTTGATAACGAGGACACATATAATGCGGAAGCATTCAAATTCCATTTGAATCTATATGGATTACTTTCGATGCATTACGATCAAACAGCAGTCGTTCCACTGGACTTCACAACACGTTTGACGGAAATGAAAAAAGTAATTGACACTGAGGTTTTTGGACAAGCTGAAGTTTCTTCCGAACAATTAGTTGCAGAGATTGACAAAGCAATTGCCCTTGCAGAAGAAGTAAATGCAAAGGTTGCTAAAGTAAATGACGATTATTTCGCTGCACTAACTGAGGAAGATCCAGAAGCTGCACAGAAATTATATGATGAAAGCCGTGAATTGAATAGCGGTCTACTCGCTGCATTCAAACATGCTGAAGACCAATTTGTTCGCTTAACATGGGAGGATGCACAAATATTCCCACACGAGCATGCTCAAAACAATATTAATAATCTTGCACTAGCTATTGATGCTTTAGAGAAAGGTGATATAACTACTGCGATTGATGAATACCTATGGGCTATCGACAACAATTGGTATGCATATGACTTTGATAAAGAAGTATTCGATTATTTCACGGACTATGTACTAGAGGCTCCTAAGGAAAAACTTATGTGGGGAGAAGGCAGAATTGTTGGCCATGAAAACTTATTCGATCCTATCAACTCATTGATCGAAAAAAGTGAACAAGAAGATGCCGATGTATCCGGTGAACTAGCAACACTGAATGAAGCACTTGAAAGACAAAAAGCATTACTGAAAACAACTACAGATGAAGAAACAAAAGCTGTACAAGAGCTTGGTAAACAACTAGAAGCATTAAAGTAA
- a CDS encoding LysR family transcriptional regulator yields MSISKYKVLSNVVKYGSLTKAAEVMGYTQSGVSHTINSLEEELGFLLVVRGRSGVKLTKNGEQLMKTIKEILKWNEHLEQEVASIHGIEVGMINIGTFTSVSVHWLPKVIKYFQQDYPKIKINLVPGDYRQIEEWLINGDIDCGFVSLPTVDKLDVIPLKQDRMLIILPPEHPLSSSSTIPLQKIKYEPFIMPRKGSDDDINRVLTAASIKPDVKFIAGDDHAIMAMVEMGLGISILPELVLRGHQRNIHIKEMIEPINRTLGIAVSSMKNISPATKKFLTYIQNSSS; encoded by the coding sequence ATGAGTATAAGTAAATACAAAGTACTTAGCAATGTAGTAAAGTATGGGAGCCTAACAAAAGCTGCTGAAGTGATGGGGTATACACAATCTGGGGTTAGTCATACTATCAACAGTTTAGAAGAGGAATTGGGTTTTTTACTAGTCGTAAGAGGGCGTTCTGGAGTTAAATTGACCAAGAACGGTGAACAACTTATGAAAACCATTAAAGAAATCTTAAAGTGGAATGAACACCTGGAGCAGGAAGTTGCCTCGATTCATGGGATTGAAGTTGGTATGATTAATATCGGTACTTTTACTAGTGTTTCTGTACATTGGCTTCCTAAAGTCATCAAGTATTTTCAACAAGATTATCCTAAAATTAAAATCAATCTGGTTCCTGGGGATTACCGGCAAATAGAAGAGTGGCTTATAAACGGAGATATTGATTGTGGGTTCGTTTCTCTTCCTACAGTGGATAAGCTTGATGTAATCCCTTTAAAACAAGACCGAATGCTTATCATATTACCTCCTGAACATCCTTTAAGTTCAAGTAGTACGATTCCATTGCAAAAAATAAAGTATGAACCTTTCATCATGCCAAGAAAAGGGTCAGATGATGATATTAATCGAGTTCTTACAGCAGCTTCCATTAAACCGGATGTCAAATTTATTGCAGGGGATGACCATGCTATTATGGCGATGGTTGAAATGGGGCTAGGGATCAGCATACTGCCAGAACTTGTTCTAAGAGGACATCAACGAAATATTCATATTAAAGAAATGATAGAACCTATAAACCGTACTCTTGGAATAGCGGTTAGTTCTATGAAAAATATTTCTCCGGCTACAAAGAAGTTTCTAACTTACATTCAAAATTCTTCGTCTTAA
- a CDS encoding DMT family transporter, translating into MSEFKSNLLILFVTICWGSSYLFMKIGLDTISEFNLIALRFGIAFVLAALLFYRRMKQLDFMTLKFSILLGFILFIVFTTITFGLKTTSTSNAGFLVSLTVIFVPLINVIVLRTRIERKIMISILGALLGIALLTIQSPFQVAIGDILCIIGAFFYALHITIVGVVSKKVDSLNLGITQLGFAGLFGFIFSLLYETPILPKTAEGWFAISMLSILCSAIGFILQTVAQKYTTPTRTGLIFSMEPVFAALFGYLFLHEIMSGKNILGAVIVLLSIFLTTVKRKASPN; encoded by the coding sequence ATGAGTGAATTCAAATCTAATTTACTTATTCTATTTGTCACTATCTGTTGGGGTTCGTCATATCTCTTCATGAAAATAGGCCTGGACACGATTTCTGAATTTAATCTAATTGCTCTTCGTTTTGGGATTGCTTTTGTACTTGCAGCATTGCTCTTTTATCGCCGTATGAAGCAGTTAGATTTTATGACACTAAAATTTAGTATATTATTAGGTTTTATTTTGTTTATCGTTTTTACAACGATAACATTCGGCTTAAAAACGACATCAACATCTAATGCAGGGTTTCTAGTTAGCTTGACCGTAATTTTTGTACCTTTGATCAATGTCATTGTATTAAGGACTAGGATCGAACGAAAGATAATGATAAGCATTCTTGGAGCGCTCTTAGGAATTGCCCTCTTAACTATTCAGAGTCCATTTCAAGTTGCAATAGGAGACATCCTTTGTATAATAGGTGCTTTCTTTTATGCACTGCATATTACAATAGTTGGAGTAGTCTCCAAAAAGGTAGACTCCCTAAACTTGGGAATTACGCAATTAGGGTTTGCAGGTTTGTTTGGATTTATATTTTCCTTACTCTATGAGACACCTATATTACCAAAAACAGCGGAAGGATGGTTCGCCATTTCTATGCTTAGCATTTTGTGTAGTGCTATAGGGTTCATACTTCAGACAGTTGCTCAAAAATATACGACACCAACTAGAACGGGACTGATTTTTTCAATGGAACCCGTCTTTGCAGCTTTATTTGGATATTTATTTTTGCATGAGATCATGTCAGGGAAAAATATTTTGGGTGCTGTGATAGTTCTTTTGAGTATTTTCCTTACTACTGTTAAAAGAAAAGCTAGTCCTAACTAA
- a CDS encoding FAD-dependent monooxygenase, protein MKIAIIGGGIGGLCAAVTLQKQGFSVQVFEANPAFQPVGAGIGIGSNALQALMEIGVGEDVFANGHVLHTQVFQNERGKPLNTIDFTVLKELYGQENITIHRADLHRTFLEALQPNTLQYSKKCISVDQSDTQVTIHFEDGTIVIADLLIAADGIHSSIRQQIVPSSVPRYAGYTCWRGITENKERVDEYTSTELWSTQGRFGMAPMKNGLVYWFACINTAARNPQFQHLTSQEIGELFQHFPKVVHNIITTTPFEKILHHDISDIKPLRQFVFGRVILLGDAAHATTPNMGQGAGQAIEDAIVLGNGFKQFENVDNVLAFYEEKRVERTAKVIRLSRQIGATAQIQSSPIAGVRDFLFPFIPSKVLMGRLKFLFDVKLK, encoded by the coding sequence ATGAAAATAGCAATTATAGGTGGAGGTATCGGGGGTCTCTGTGCTGCCGTTACTTTACAAAAACAAGGATTTTCTGTTCAAGTATTTGAGGCAAACCCTGCCTTTCAGCCAGTTGGCGCTGGTATAGGAATAGGTTCGAACGCTTTACAGGCACTGATGGAAATTGGAGTTGGAGAAGATGTATTTGCGAATGGTCATGTACTTCATACACAGGTCTTTCAAAATGAGCGTGGAAAACCTTTAAATACGATTGATTTCACCGTACTAAAAGAGCTATATGGTCAAGAAAATATTACTATTCATCGCGCTGATTTGCATAGGACTTTTCTGGAAGCACTTCAACCTAATACACTTCAATACAGTAAAAAATGCATATCAGTCGACCAAAGCGATACTCAAGTAACCATCCATTTTGAAGACGGTACTATTGTGATCGCCGATTTACTCATAGCTGCCGACGGTATCCACTCATCTATACGGCAACAGATTGTCCCCAGCTCTGTTCCAAGATACGCAGGTTATACATGCTGGAGAGGTATAACCGAAAATAAAGAAAGAGTTGATGAATACACGTCCACCGAATTATGGTCTACACAAGGCCGATTTGGGATGGCTCCTATGAAAAATGGATTAGTATATTGGTTCGCTTGCATTAATACAGCTGCAAGAAATCCACAATTTCAGCATCTCACTTCCCAGGAAATCGGAGAATTATTTCAACACTTCCCAAAGGTTGTGCATAACATCATTACCACTACACCTTTTGAAAAGATTCTTCATCATGATATATCTGATATTAAACCGTTGCGACAGTTTGTTTTTGGGAGGGTTATCTTACTAGGTGATGCTGCTCACGCTACTACACCCAATATGGGACAAGGAGCTGGGCAAGCAATTGAAGATGCCATTGTTCTTGGAAATGGCTTCAAACAATTTGAAAATGTGGATAACGTGTTAGCATTTTATGAAGAGAAACGAGTTGAAAGAACTGCAAAAGTAATCCGTCTTTCTCGTCAAATAGGTGCAACCGCTCAAATTCAATCTTCACCAATTGCCGGAGTTCGTGACTTTTTATTCCCTTTTATTCCATCGAAGGTTTTAATGGGACGATTGAAATTCTTATTTGATGTGAAGCTAAAATAA
- a CDS encoding GntR family transcriptional regulator: MIINTDSTKPIYVQIAEWLENEIIAERFKDDEKIYSQYQLAELFNINPATAAKGLTILVEENILYKKRGLGMFVAPEAKIMILEKRRNETLTKMVMDIVLEAKRLSVTKEELIQLIHNCEEEI, translated from the coding sequence GTGATTATAAATACCGATAGTACTAAGCCGATATATGTGCAAATTGCAGAGTGGTTGGAGAATGAAATCATAGCAGAGCGTTTTAAGGATGACGAAAAAATATATTCTCAATATCAATTGGCGGAGCTTTTTAATATTAATCCGGCTACAGCTGCAAAAGGACTAACGATACTAGTTGAGGAAAATATTTTATATAAGAAAAGGGGACTTGGGATGTTCGTAGCACCAGAGGCCAAAATAATGATTCTGGAAAAACGGAGAAATGAGACACTTACAAAAATGGTAATGGACATAGTTTTAGAAGCAAAAAGGTTATCGGTAACAAAAGAGGAACTAATACAACTCATCCATAACTGCGAGGAGGAAATCTAA
- a CDS encoding sulfite exporter TauE/SafE family protein: MEFLIFFIIGIVGNVVGTLVGGGGLISLPMMLLMGLPVHSAIGANKVSNTVSSLSSFLVIFTKKEVTGKEALSVLVFCLGGGIIGGLIASFLSGEVLMIIAIVLLSFAFITSFMGKGNFGGKETFQLNKKSAPALLGIGIYDGMFGPGSSTLALYLYASEKIAYIRAVGLARIGVFSSCFGASITYISTGKIMWSVTLALMLGAIIGAQLGLRLARKLKAEHVKPLLRVVTILLLVQIVVDYLK, translated from the coding sequence ATGGAGTTTTTAATCTTTTTTATTATAGGTATTGTGGGGAATGTAGTTGGCACATTAGTTGGAGGAGGGGGACTTATAAGTCTGCCGATGATGCTTTTAATGGGGCTACCAGTGCACTCTGCTATTGGGGCAAACAAAGTATCTAATACAGTTAGCTCGCTCTCGAGTTTTCTAGTGATCTTCACAAAAAAAGAGGTAACTGGTAAAGAGGCACTTTCGGTATTGGTGTTTTGCTTAGGAGGAGGAATAATAGGAGGACTCATTGCATCTTTTCTAAGTGGAGAGGTACTAATGATAATTGCTATAGTTTTACTGAGCTTCGCCTTTATTACTTCCTTTATGGGAAAAGGGAACTTTGGTGGAAAGGAAACCTTTCAACTGAATAAAAAATCAGCTCCAGCATTATTAGGAATTGGCATTTACGACGGCATGTTCGGTCCAGGTAGCAGCACACTAGCACTATACTTATACGCAAGTGAAAAAATTGCCTACATACGTGCAGTGGGACTTGCCCGAATTGGTGTATTCTCGAGCTGCTTTGGAGCATCGATTACGTATATTTCTACTGGGAAAATTATGTGGTCAGTTACTCTTGCGTTAATGTTAGGAGCGATAATTGGAGCCCAGCTCGGTCTTCGCCTTGCAAGGAAATTAAAGGCAGAGCATGTTAAGCCATTATTACGAGTGGTTACCATTTTACTTTTAGTGCAAATTGTTGTGGATTATTTGAAATAG
- a CDS encoding GNAT family N-acetyltransferase, translating to MVKLTIYNDSYRKSLENYPLSEEQLSFTGHPLELLERAQINASYTPIIITEDDLVAGFFVLDTGEDKFHYTDSEESILLRGYSIHPEYQGRGIAQNSMKLLHTFAAKYFPDIKRVVLGVNEANKAAQAVYEKSGFIDEGRMFNGRSGIQIAMSLPLNQ from the coding sequence ATGGTTAAGCTTACTATTTATAATGACAGTTATAGAAAATCGTTAGAGAATTATCCGTTATCTGAGGAGCAGCTTTCATTTACTGGACATCCATTAGAATTACTAGAACGAGCTCAAATAAATGCATCGTATACTCCCATAATTATAACGGAAGATGATCTAGTTGCTGGTTTTTTCGTGCTAGACACTGGTGAGGATAAATTCCATTATACAGATAGTGAGGAGAGTATTTTACTTAGAGGGTATTCAATACATCCAGAATACCAGGGGAGGGGAATCGCGCAAAACTCTATGAAACTACTACATACTTTTGCTGCCAAGTATTTTCCAGATATAAAAAGAGTTGTACTTGGAGTGAATGAAGCAAACAAAGCTGCACAGGCCGTGTATGAAAAATCGGGTTTTATCGATGAAGGTAGAATGTTTAATGGAAGATCTGGTATACAAATTGCAATGTCGCTTCCTTTAAATCAATAA
- a CDS encoding ABC transporter ATP-binding protein, whose amino-acid sequence MNVIDCQKVSKGFRRTNALVDITFQLTEQKITGLIGRNGAGKTTLLKIMAGFTKHRSGEVSVFGKNPYNNLMVSANSILVDDQMTFPDSLTLEEILQSAPAFYKRWDAQLAARLFQYFSLDSKQQHSKLSKGARATFNMIFGLSTRCELTMFDEPTNGMDEAVRTDFYRALLKDYIAHPRSILISSHHLAEIEHLLEDILLIHKGKVVFHESLDKVKEYAVAVQGPIADVERWTEGEEILHSKRVDAQRLYVVVKNNSKMESARLEGAVIQALPASEVCMYVTSETKGGIDDVFK is encoded by the coding sequence ATGAATGTGATAGATTGTCAAAAAGTAAGTAAAGGTTTTCGACGGACTAATGCTTTAGTGGATATAACATTTCAACTGACAGAACAAAAGATAACAGGGCTTATAGGACGTAATGGAGCTGGGAAGACCACTTTACTCAAAATAATGGCTGGCTTTACTAAGCATCGGTCAGGTGAAGTAAGCGTTTTTGGGAAAAATCCTTATAATAACTTGATGGTTTCTGCAAACAGTATTTTGGTGGATGATCAAATGACTTTTCCAGACTCCCTTACCTTAGAAGAAATATTGCAAAGTGCACCAGCTTTTTATAAAAGGTGGGATGCACAGCTTGCTGCTCGTTTATTTCAATACTTTAGTTTGGATTCAAAGCAGCAGCATTCTAAGCTATCCAAGGGCGCAAGGGCTACATTCAATATGATTTTTGGATTGTCAACTCGCTGTGAGTTAACGATGTTTGATGAGCCAACGAATGGAATGGACGAAGCGGTTCGAACCGACTTTTATAGAGCTTTACTAAAGGATTATATAGCTCATCCTCGCTCTATTTTAATCTCTAGCCACCATTTAGCAGAAATAGAGCATTTACTGGAGGATATTTTATTAATTCATAAAGGGAAAGTTGTATTCCATGAATCTCTAGATAAAGTAAAGGAATATGCGGTAGCTGTTCAGGGTCCAATTGCTGATGTAGAAAGATGGACAGAGGGGGAAGAAATTCTTCATTCCAAAAGGGTTGATGCACAAAGGCTTTATGTAGTAGTTAAAAACAATTCTAAGATGGAGAGTGCTCGTCTAGAAGGTGCTGTTATTCAAGCGTTACCTGCTAGTGAGGTGTGCATGTATGTGACGAGTGAGACGAAAGGGGGAATCGATGATGTTTTTAAGTAA
- a CDS encoding PQQ-dependent sugar dehydrogenase, which yields MKKWFLVITLALFGCTEETEKLPTQGPITEKVATNLNIPWSINLHDNTFYISERVGTIARIQDSVVVHEPVQLSDKLATISEAGLLGFVLKPDFEETGEAFAYYTYDINGEPFNRVVTIKREDGQWREIAIHLDGIETGNIHHGGRLEIGPDGLLYVTVGDAGNPDNAQDPASLNGKILRMKDDSTFEIFSMGHRNPQGLTWDEDGTLYEAEHGQSANDEINLVEQGKNYGYPIIEGEETKKGLESPIITSGSSETWAPSGITFHQGKLYVATLRGESIKIMNVETGEIEQSITGFGRVRDVFSDGESLYFITNNTDGRGTPNEDDDVLYRLE from the coding sequence ATGAAAAAATGGTTTCTAGTTATTACACTAGCCTTATTCGGATGTACGGAGGAGACTGAAAAGTTGCCCACTCAGGGTCCAATTACAGAAAAGGTCGCTACTAATTTAAATATTCCCTGGTCTATCAATTTACATGACAATACCTTTTATATATCAGAACGTGTTGGCACGATTGCACGCATACAAGATAGCGTGGTTGTACATGAGCCAGTACAACTTTCTGATAAGCTTGCCACTATCTCTGAAGCAGGACTACTCGGATTTGTACTGAAGCCTGACTTTGAAGAAACCGGTGAGGCATTTGCTTACTACACATATGATATTAACGGAGAGCCCTTTAATAGAGTCGTGACTATTAAGCGAGAAGATGGTCAATGGCGTGAAATCGCTATTCATTTGGACGGCATAGAAACCGGTAATATTCATCATGGTGGTCGATTAGAAATTGGACCAGACGGATTATTATATGTAACTGTTGGCGATGCGGGAAATCCTGATAATGCACAGGACCCAGCTTCACTTAATGGGAAAATACTTCGAATGAAAGACGATAGTACTTTTGAAATATTCTCAATGGGGCACCGCAATCCACAGGGACTTACCTGGGATGAGGATGGAACACTATATGAAGCCGAACATGGTCAGTCAGCAAATGATGAAATCAATTTGGTTGAACAAGGCAAAAACTATGGCTATCCAATAATCGAGGGAGAGGAAACAAAAAAAGGACTTGAATCTCCTATTATCACATCTGGCAGCAGTGAAACTTGGGCACCATCAGGCATTACCTTTCATCAAGGCAAATTGTATGTAGCGACCCTTCGCGGTGAATCAATTAAAATTATGAATGTGGAAACAGGCGAGATAGAACAATCTATCACGGGATTCGGACGAGTACGCGACGTATTCTCCGACGGGGAATCGCTTTATTTCATCACTAATAATACGGATGGTCGCGGAACTCCTAATGAGGATGATGACGTACTATATAGACTTGAATAG